From the Desulfobacterales bacterium genome, the window ACGGGCGATGAAAACACTGCGGTACGGTTACCCGGCCATTTTCAAATTTGACGCCCTCGCGGTCGCCCTGGGAGTAGGTCGGCAGTATTTCTTTGATGCCCAAATTACGGGCCTCGGTGATGACCATATCAAACATTTTACGATTCAAATCGCTATATTTTTCCGATTTAGCGAGATCTGCGACCTGCAATTGTTCATACAACACAAAGTCGATGTCCCTGCGGTCGGAAAGAAGCTGAGCCATTGGTTATCCTCTCAAATACGATATTCGCAATGTACCGGTTACGGCCGGTTATCATGGATGCAGATTGGTTTTGTAAGAGATATGCTCAGCCTTTGTCAAGCAAATGCTTTTTGGAAGGCCATGCAATGCGGATGGTTGGTCTTTAGACAATGTGAATCATTGGTCTTTGTTGGCTTTTAATTGCTGGTGATATTGCGGATAGAGTTTTTGGGAGCATTCCGGGCAGATGCCGTGGCTGAACTCAGCTTCCGAGTGGCTTCGAATATATTCTTCGATTTGATTCCAGTAGCCCTTGTCGTCTCTGATCTTTTTGCATGATGCGCAAATGGGCAGCATGCCGCTGAGTTGCCGGACCTGGGCCAGGGATTCTTTTAGACTGCTGATCAAGGAATTCAGCTCCTTTTCATGCAGCTTGCGCTCGGAAATGTCGCGAATCATACCGGTGTAGAACTGCTCAGCACCTGATTGCCAGGTTGACAATGACAGCTCGACAGGAAATTCTTTGCCGTCTTTGGTGATGCCAAACAGCTCGACGGTTTCGCCAATCAGTTTTGAGGTTCCGCTGGCCACCACTTTGGCCATACCGCGCTCATGGGCTTCACGAAATCGTTGCGGCATTAAAATGCTGATGGACTGCCCGATGAGGCTGTCAGCCGGGTGGCCGAACATTTCCGCAGCCGCGCTATTACAGAAGACAATTTTACCATTTCGATCTGCAGTGATGATGGCATCTTTGGCCGATTCAGCCACCCGCCGAAACTTGGTTTCCGATTCCCTGATCGTTGCTTCAATCTGTTTGCGCTCGGTGATATCAAAACTGTATTCGATCATCTGGGTGACATGACCGTTTCTATCAAAAATCGGATGGCCATGCACTTCAACATTTCTGGGACGGCCCTGGCTGTCATAATGAACATGCTCGACCTGCACCGGCTTTTTCGATTTTTTGATGATTTCCAGGGGGCAGGTGTGTTCGCTGGAGTCACAGGGTGTGCTCCGATTATGGGAAAGCGCATGGCAGGTGGATGCACCGGATGCACCGCTTTTCAATGCGGCTGTGTTGGCCAGTTTGATCGTGTAATCTTTGGCATCAACCACATAAAACGGATGATCCAGGGACTCCAGCACCGAATTCAAGAAGGCGGATTGCTTTTTCAGCTGTGCCTCTGCTTCTTTGCGGGCAGCAGCCTCGTTTTCCAGCGCTTTGATTTTTTCCAGAAGCGCTTTATGGTCAGTGTCTGCGGCCATGGGATTTGTTTCGGCTAACTCAGGCTGAGATTAAACGCTGTATGCGGCGATCATTGCGATAGATGCATTTATGAGATAGCTTCTACTTTTCATGCAAGATTCAGGTACACTTGAAGGGTATGAAATGATGAAAACAATAACTGGCCGTATCCCCATAGGGCCGGCCGGTTTCCTCCATACACTCGGCCATCATTTGCCGGGAGGCATCTTCATAGTCCGATTGTTTCTCTTCTTCTTTTTTACAATCGATACAGATCGGTTGATGATCGACTACCGATAAGATCCTGCGCTCCTTATTTTTCAACGATCTGTTGCACCGGCTGCACGCTTCAGCACATGAAAGCTGCTTTTCCCAGTTCTCCATAATTTAACTCCAAACGTGAATATGCGTTTTGGCAGTAGCGGTTTGTGGTCAGATGCCCACCTGCGATGATGAATTCCAACCTTTGCAGCGGTTGATATGAATGCTCTGTGAACAATGCTGTAACTCATCTTATGGTAACGCACAATGGCCATTAATTCAATTATTTTAATATAATACCCGATTCAGCCGAATCAAGGGCTCATGCTGGAGCGATATTTTTAGATCAATTTTGCGCCCCGGCCCGTGCATTTTTGATGCGTCCCGCCGTTAAGAAAATACTTGACTTCACACGGGGTTAATGGCTTTTATCAGATAGGATGCCGCCAGTGTGAATCCGCACATCGATTGTTCAAGCAGGTGGAATCCTTTGCGATGGTTTCCAATGGCTGTATACCCGCCTGCATTGAAACTTTCTGCGCAAAATTACCCGATACCAATCCGGCATCCGACTCACTTCGATCCACAGCAGTGATCTAACACGCAAGCGTCCCAGGTAAGCCCTAAGCTGGGAGTCTGTTAACCACTTTTAAAATGTCTATTGATTGATCTTACCAATCACCTTTTACGACTGGGGGTGTAACGATGAGCAG encodes:
- a CDS encoding PAS domain S-box protein; this translates as MAADTDHKALLEKIKALENEAAARKEAEAQLKKQSAFLNSVLESLDHPFYVVDAKDYTIKLANTAALKSGASGASTCHALSHNRSTPCDSSEHTCPLEIIKKSKKPVQVEHVHYDSQGRPRNVEVHGHPIFDRNGHVTQMIEYSFDITERKQIEATIRESETKFRRVAESAKDAIITADRNGKIVFCNSAAAEMFGHPADSLIGQSISILMPQRFREAHERGMAKVVASGTSKLIGETVELFGITKDGKEFPVELSLSTWQSGAEQFYTGMIRDISERKLHEKELNSLISSLKESLAQVRQLSGMLPICASCKKIRDDKGYWNQIEEYIRSHSEAEFSHGICPECSQKLYPQYHQQLKANKDQ